The following DNA comes from Watersipora subatra chromosome 8, tzWatSuba1.1, whole genome shotgun sequence.
GGTTCGAGTCCAatacaatgcaatcttttttaccATTCTCAGCAAAGCTTTGAACAGAAAAATGGACACGtgctttattatagtaaagatttgcgCAATGATATTTTAAATTACCATTATgtgttattatattttttaattttgtaccACTTACAGAGTATATGTATGGCATTCCCAGGGCATTTGTTCCTCCGCTATAGTCATAGATTATGCTGAAGATAATATAAGACAGACCAAGCAGAAATGGTAGGTAGACATGCAAAATCTTTACTGGCATTGCAGTGATCCAGATGTCTATGAGCACATAGAGGCCATTGACTCCATGCGTAACATACGTATCGGCATAAATGGGGTAATCTGAAAATGTACCAAGTCCTTAACAGACAACATCGAAGGATACAGCAAGGTGAGCAAATGTGATGTCATTATAATAAGTCTCTATACAGCGATAGTTGTAGAGACACCTAGGTACGCCATTGCTAAATTGCTACTCTGGGCTGGCAAGCTGATCATGTTTCCATAGAGTGCTATAATAGAGTGATGGTCGGGCGACTCCTCATGTCAAAGCATACGTTCGCATATAAAGCAACAGGAGAGAAAGACCTACACACCCACTAGTGTGATGCCATTAATTGCTAAGGCTGTTTCCATGGCACAATGATGGTGCATCAAACAGATGCTTCACTTccaaacagcgacactgaatcaTGGCAGAATGAGAGCGATATAGTTGTTTCTATGATGGCATTGCAGCGTCATATGGGGGTGAATCACTACGCTATCACTCTATGGAACCATAGCATTAGTTATATAAAGATCAACTGGTTATTATGAGATGTGGAACTGTATAAAGAGAGTGACTTCATTAAGAGAATCGTGTCATAATGACACAGTTCTCGGACTTACACTATGTTCACATTGAAAAGACATTAAATGGCCTGCTTGTAACTATCTTATGGACCAGCcttaaatatattttgcttgatcAAAGAAGATATTTGGTTGTTATTACAACCTTCTCCAGTCTCACAGAACAGTGTATAGATAAATTAATACCTCTTAATGCATAAAGTACCATATTGGTGCCATTTGCATTCCTTTAGCGGCATTTTTCTCTTTATAATTCACGCAGTTATGAGGCTTAGCTACATGTACTATCTCTATGGCAAAAAGAGAGAGAGACCAGCAAAGTGTATAGCTACTACCACGGTAGCCTGCATCGTttcatttaaacaatttttatccTCAACTTTTAATCTCTTTGGCGAACACAAAGAGATCTCTGTCGAACACAACAATTCTTTATCTAGAGGCAACCAAAGCACATTTTCAAAACTGCGAAACCAACTTTAATAAAACACCTTACATAAAGTAGATGCTTGATTGTGAATGAATGTTCTTCCTGGCACCAGTTAATTTGAACATTTTTCTCTTAGCCATAACAAGTTTGGCTATTGCCCGATTGCCCGACTAGGTGCTGGCTAGCCTACATTGCCGATTTGGCAGAGAGAAGGCAACCCTTCCTGTCACTACCAGTGACACTTTCTGGGAATTAAGcccaacctgttgtttacaGTCAGGTACCTTCAACCACTAGGCTACGGCTATCTCAATCCAACACACAAACATTAATTATTAATCAGTGTCTTATTCAGGTGCTATAGCAGTCAGCCAATGTTTGTGTTCTATTAAAGTTTAACGACAATGGAGTTAGCACCCTATATATCGTACTAAAtaaatgcccggcattgcccgagtaagAAAAAAGCCTTTTcaccaaaaatttattttcatttaacatgtacaacatttatcattctaaatttTTAACTTCACAtcgtgagaaaagtgttttgggcAGCTCAAATAAActgagagaaaaaagaaaacagctgtaaaagtgtttaaatgtgaaataattagcaaataatggctaGATAATCTGTTTTGCTAATTATTACAATGAAAAGGATTTGCTACTGATACACTTATTATGAAgcgaaaaaaataaataaaaatcaagaATATGCtaaattagtaataacaatgaCTACATAGAAGAGTCTGTATAAAAAGTTTGCTATCGTcgcagaagctcgttgtattcaaagttttgatgaacaaTATTGGTACTTCTCAAACTTGGTACAAACATACAGCATTGAATTGGGCAAGGGTACTTTGTCTTAGTACTTTGTAGATCTCCCTATTGCCCTTAGAAGAAATTGGAAATAAAACTGTAACGGCACATCTGAAATTAAAACAGCTacataatttgaaaatttaaaattaaaaaaataggtaatgaacTTAGAAATGGCTTTTGCAAAAAGTCAAGAAAAAAAAGCAAAaggtattattaattaataacaagAAGTACATTTTTTTGTAGCGTGCAATCATGATAAGGTTAAATAAAAAGGTGCAAATggtaagaatggcttagcctagTTGTTACACGCACTTGATTGTTGACTTGCGATTTGAATGTTGTAAATTCAAATCCTCAGAGCAACAGATATTTGTTACCAAAACATTATCACTAGAACTAGACAAGCTAATGATGACAGATACTCACAGTTAAATATAGATTAGTACCCTGGCATTCTGGTGTGATATGAGTGATCATCAAATGTAGTAATTCACTGCATcacatgtaataactatgtgcacattTACTCAGATATGGCAAGGTGACCAATTGGTGCCAGTTGCAGTGTGCTGGTCTAGCAAGTAAATATTCAACAAATAAAATCCCACTaaaagtaatgtttttctaGCCTATAATCATAATTTCAGGTgaacacaactcttattatagtaaaaaaaattatagaatAACCATACCTTCATTATATATCAGAGACCAGAATAAAAGAGAGATTAGAATTGTCTCTCCTGATGTGAGCTCATATAGGAACCAGTTCAACTTCATATACCACTTAACATCTTTTGAACTTCCTAGAACAAAAATCATACATAACATTTCCATTGCGTAAATATTATACAATGTGAAACCTCAAACAGCTTCTGAATGTATAGTTTCAATAGAGAAAACACCCACCACAtgacatgttatatattctgtAAAATAACTGGCTTTATGACCAGAAATGCGATTTGCCTCATTAGCAACCATATTACCTGTAATCCTTAAGAATGCATTTCAAGTGCTACTATAACAAGATGGCTAAAACTGAAAGTCTCCCTAAAGAGAACTCTGGTTTAATTTTGAGTATTTTACAGCGCTTTTACAGAATTTATAAATAGCTAACCATGTTTCTTAAAGATATTTGCAATGCTGCTtccaaaatatttgcatcgaaATGAATTTGGTTAACTCTCAGTGTGTTCATTTTGGTATTTTGAGTTTGGTCGTTGATGAGATTGCTAGCTATTATATTTCATGTAACTTTTTAATGAAACATTAGATTTAAGGTTATCAGTCAAAAGGGAGCTAGCTCTGAGCCTTTCTTTATAGCCTCAGAGCTTTAGTTTAGCTAAGAAGGGATTTGGCAAAGCATTAAGAGTTTATAAATGGCTTCCCCATGttttaccaaaacaaaaaattaaaattcacTGTTGCCTTAATTAGGACCTAATTAAGGCAACAGTGAATTCTAGATTATTTGTTTGTTACTGAGGCTAAACTTTGTGGCCAGAACTATTTAAGGGAAGATAACCCTAATATAATAGAAATACCTAGCAATAAATACCCTTCAGGTATTAAATAGGCAATAAATTATTATGCATTAGTGGCCTACGGTTGTCAAGATAGAGAAACTAACTTCACATTTTTTAAACACACAATCAAACCTTTGGTTACAAATTTCTGATTGTATTAATTTTTTGACAAGCAAGCTCAACAAACTACTTGCTTCGAAATATGAATATATCAATTTCAACATATCACGCCCGTGTTTCTAAAAAGTTAGTAAACGAGCTCATTAACACACTGTCCACTTTTATGCTGTTTGGTTGTATGGTGCTCagaaaatttattaataattatattaaacagCGCTATATAGCATTTGATGATGGCTAGTAAAAGTCGTAGTAGTGGTAAAAAGATGAGGCAATGCTTTTAGAATTAAACAGCTATAGAAAGACATAGGGAGAAATCTTTGAGCTATTTTTTTGAATCTTCGAAACTATCCGTAGCATCAGAAAAAAGGGAAAGTaatggaaaaaagtaaaagccCAAAGTGAGATGTTACACAATCTTCAGGTGACAAGGTAACAAGTGCTAAATCGCATTGTTACTTTTGACCCGCTCGCCCGCTCACGGGCAATCTGGCTTACTTTGCACATATAtgcaaagtatatatatatatatatatatatatatatatatatatatatatatatatatatatatatatatataatatagcgtatactatatatatcaaTAGATTGTTAACTTAAATGCAGCACTAATTATGCACTAAActgaagttttaaaataagaTAAACTTGTACAATAAAATTCACACAAGCTGGTCACTAAAACCTGAGAACTTTTGCAgtcagtttttattttcttgcaGTGTTTGGTGGCTTTATGgacagtttttattttgtctaaacataattatatagttttttGTGTCTCTTGCTTTTTTAGCCTGCTCTACATTCACCAGTTGTAAAGTGCGGTCAAAGAGTAACAAAATACACTCTCCATCTACTCAACACTAGCTGCTGGCAGCTGTCTGATTACAGTGGCAGATGTTACAAAGCAGCTAACCCAGAGCGATGGAAATGTTATCCAACTACTGCGGGTTGACATCTCCAACCAAAATCGAAATGTTCAAGTTTGCTACTGTAGTATCGACACCTTCACCGTACCTTAGCCTTTTGTGAGtgcattaaaattaaacttttttttcttaatGATTGAGGttaatatttgaaaatttgaGAAAATCTGGAACCTAGATTTCTGCAATAGCAACTATAAAGGTGCGTTTACACCAGGCCGATTTGTCGGAGTTGAAAAAAACTCCGACAAATCGGCCTGGTGTAAACGCACCTTAAGTGGTTTTGGAAATGGTTTTAATACCCCAATTTATTTACGGCAGCGAAGTTGAAACACTACAATGAGAACCTATTGTTGAGCATGTTTCAATTACACATGCGGTTCTACTAGCTACTCCATTTAAacatttaaaccatttaaacatttatgtaaccgagtcattattagtactacttTGTGTACAcctctactgatcactttctatcaAAGAGCAAAGAATGTCGAAGTAGAAggcaaataaaggtggtgttcaattaaagggtagagttgtatttttttaacccttcttttatagtggcgttctattaagggtggtgttcaaataaaagtatcgttcaaataaaggttttacggtattttaaGCTAATCATCATCTCGCAACGCAGTTTATCTTTAGTGTCAAGCAGCAGCAACTATACTAATGTCAGCGACTGTTAGCTTTTGTGACACACACttttacattaaaataattagcttTCTCTGAGCAGGGACATCTTTATCGACCAATGATTCTGCTGTCGTACGCTTGCTGACGTATCTAACAAGTCAAATGATGTTTTTTGACcaacaaaaaaaatattgcacctGCTCATTGTAAGGGATCATTTGCAGTGACACGAACTAATTTCCTTTTTAGTAAATGAGGTGTTTATGATACTGTTTTGGTGGCCATATCACTCATCCTGTTTGTAGTTTTGCTGAGCACAGATGCTAACCATAAGCGGCTGCCGCGTCTATCTTGAACTGTAATAACAACTACAGTACTACAATTTGTTCTGTTAATTGTGACACTGCACCTAGGAGCAAAGACCgattttcaatttagaaaaaaaGGTTTCTACATCCTGTAGAATTTCATAACAAAAGTTGTGCTAAGTGTAGTGGTAGGGCAAAGGGTCTCTGTCAATATTCAAGCAGGAACTAAACCAAATTCAAACTTGTAGATGCTAGGACAGTGGCTATCAGGAATTACCAACTCCATAAAGTTAAGCTTTGCTAATTAGtatcatttaaatttttgtagatttatcaaaaaaaattgatatttttctatcatttgtgattattttttatgtttgagatgatctgattgccaagatTAAATTGTCTAGaataaaatcgataaaacttgatcccGATCAACACGCTTAGAAACAATgtacaaaatgatgtcacaatttgttattgttgctatagttgatatcggctattgcgctCAAACTGAAGTGTTACGTGTATCTaatctgtcggtctctttgcaactatagatgccaATTATAGATGCCGTAATCGCATTTGGATTGATCTTAGTGTTTTagttgtgatcaagttttatcgattttttcttaaaatatcctgaaaatcagatcacctcaaacatcagaaacatttgcaaatgataaagaaatatcgatactttccaataaaatcTAAAAGATTTTTGTCTAAAATCATGTATCTCTTCAGAATAAAGTTTGTTCTCGTCgtactagggctaatttgtttttcgCAAAACggtatcaacaataatttctctcgaaCTTTAAGTTTGGCGATTGTAATTGCATCTCAGTTCAGGGccatccgttatggtaaaagcAAATTTGCAAATAGACAATTGATAAATTTTCAGGTAaaggtttactaaaatgcatattAGAACTTCcatcaagtatgtttttagtaagctaaattcatataagttacaTATATTCCTATAAGACCATAACTACAAAATACaccaaagttattgtaggtaactatagttactacggttaacatattgttttgttaatagcttaaaatgatgatgattttgatgatttttaccaggcagtGGTTTCATTATGTAATTACTTTGGGTTTTTATATccctctatacaatattttttgcattatgATGTCAACACGAAagcaaactaaaatcatataatcgaatacgaaattattttttattggaGTCGTAACAAAAccgactatatttagccattatttgctaattattttgcatttacatttaaacacctttacagttttattttccctcttaatttattttaacaaaacacatatttcattatgtgaaatttaaaagttacggttgtttgaaaaagtttgaaaacctttaaagttgttttattttttctgaattcatttgaactgcacaaaaacactttttccataatatgaaatttaaaagttagaatgataaatgttgtatatgttaaataaaaataaattttctgtccaaagacttttttattacccgggtaacgccgggcattcacctagtatctTTATAATATTCACTTGCGTAACTTCCTGAAAATTTATCATCTTCTCTAGCAGTACTTACTTCAGCTAAAAAGCAATGAATGCTGCTCTAGCTGAAGCAAGTACTGCtgacatgtacatatcatgttGAAGTAAGTACTGCTGTCACGTACATATCATGTTGAAGTAAGTACTGCTATTATGTACATATCATGTTGAAGTAAGTACTACtgtcatgtacatatcatgttGAAGTAAGTACTGCtgtcatgtacatatcatgctGATGTAAGTACTGGtgtcatgtacatatcatgccGAAGTAAGTACTGCTGCCATGTACATATCATGCTGAAGTAAGTACTGCTGTTATGTACATATCATGCTGAAGTAAGTACTGCTGTCATTATCCATAATGAAGTCTTATATAAGAACATAGATATTGATTTCTTTAACTTAAAATAAAGTTTCacaaaaaaagaataaaatctTCAAGTATTGAAGCCTGTACAGGAAGCAAATAAATCAATTATTTGTTGTTTACTGTCGACAGTTTAAGTCAActgcttttaatttttatatcacTGAGACTTCCAAGATGCAATATCAATGACTAAAATTGGTAAAGTCACTGTGCAAAACTGTATCAAGTGTTTCTTGTTAAATTCTGAGTTGTCTCCTACTATTCATTCTAGTTTACATACATTCTCAGCACTCTCCTATCAGACAGCTCATTTATACCCATAGCAGTTACTAGTTGGTATTTATTCACAAACAATAAACCACAAACAGTGCTTTTGCTactaaataattaatttcattCTGATGAGATTTAAACCGTAATACTGTAATTAGCAAGGCATAGTTTGATGGAGTAGATAACTCCTGATAATCCCTCTCCTAGCAGCTACAAGTTCATTAATGATGTTTCAATTTGTGCTTGAATATTGGTGAGATTCAATGACCTACCGCTAAATTTAGCACACATCTTCTGTTATGGAAATCTAAAGTTTGTAGAAACcattttctaaattgaaaatcGGTTTTTGTTCTAATGGCTGTGTCATAATCAACAGAAAAGATTACAGTAGGTTCAAGACAGACTTGGCAGCTGCTTATGATTGACATCTATTCTCATGCCGACTACAAAAACAGGTGGCATGGCACCAGTACAGCATAATATACAGCTAATTTACTAAAGAGGAAATTAACTAGTGTTACTGCTGCAGTAATGTGAATGATCGGACCATGCATAAAAGTGCTGATCTGTAAAACTAACTGTTACAAGTTTGAATTCCGCACCACGCAATTCATTTTTGATCTTCAACCATGGCTCTGGACACACAGATGGGCATGGctcttattttagtaaagaatACTGATTAATTAAATGTTCTCGGAGattatgttacaaaaacatttttgttagaaACTTAAAAATTCTCTGAAAAGACATCGAGTACTTTTCAACTCAAAACTTGGGCATATCTACTTAATAAAAACCTAGAAACTCGGAAAGGTTAGTACAAGTTAATAACTGCTTCCCTTTGAAAAGCTGGTATAAACTAATAATTGTTCTCTGTTTCAAATCATGATAAAGCAAGTAGCTATTTGACAAGCTCAATTTATGAATGAGCTATAAAGACTTCCATAGAAGGACCACAActagaaataattatatttttttgtaattttaaaccAAGTAAGGTCAGAGATGATAAAAGTAGAATCATCCCCTATCTCAACATTGCTAAAGGAAAAGCCTAAAACATGGAAGTTTAAAGGACTTGACCCTGGCGTGGCATCATAGTTACTCCCCTTATAGAGGAAGTCAGAGAAAGGTCCATATTTGGTAAGCTAGAAGTATGAGTGTGAACAATTTAAAGGTGATGTTATTAGTTCTCAGCCTAATATACTAACAGTTTTAAGTTTCAACAAATGCTATTTGAACGGAAAAACTGAAATGCCTGATTCTTTAGAAGATCACTAACCAAAGCCATgacctacatgtacctataaTATTTTATGGCTTTTACAGCTTTGAATGAGGCATCTAATATATTATTTCTTTGACAGTGAGGTATGTACCTTCCCTCCTTAAGGTCTTTAGGAGTCGGAATTGCCCACCATCTTTCTAGAAATTGTCCCCTCCTACTTTTTTATAGCATTTATTTGTAGCTACTTGTGATAGTCAACTTACTTGAATGTCCATAGCATACTGTTGCCACGACTGCGTTTACCAATTGTGCTATGGTAAAGGCTAGAATACCCCAGCTGGTCAGGTAGATGAACCACTTCACCCTTTGGCTTTCATCAGCGTACCTATCAGAGAAGCAGCCTGACGTTTATTCAAAAcaaactttcacaaaattttagttgattttattggAAAGAATCGGTatgttctatcatttgcgatcgctttgatgtttgaggttagCTGACTGTCAGAgcgttttaaaattgaaatcaataaaatttaatcacaaTTAGAATGCTCAGATGAAAAATACATGCGAAATGGCGTCACTAGTTTTTTTCATTGCGCTAATTGATATCGGCTACTGCATTCAAGTTAAAGCATTATGCGTTTCTTTTCTGTCGATCTCTTTCAACTACAGATATCATGATCACACTTTcgattgatctgagcattttaatcgtgatcaagttttatcaagaTTAAACAACAGATTCTCTTCTGTTGTCTTCCACATCTGATAAGTATACGTACGCTGCGTTTCCATGTTACTGAATGGGTGCGGAGTTGCTCTCCCACTCTAACAATTTAGAATTGCGCTATAGATCTTTTCAAGAATAGTGATGTATtcctcaaaataaaacttgttaaagtagactcTCTTTTAGTCACAGTCACTTCTCAGTTCATGCATAGTCAACTAGTTGTACTAACTAGTAATTATTTCGTCATCCTCTTACGAGCAACCACTCCTTC
Coding sequences within:
- the LOC137401987 gene encoding protein rolling stone-like, with the protein product MKLNWFLYELTSGETILISLLFWSLIYNEDYPIYADTYVTHGVNGLYVLIDIWITAMPVKILHVYLPFLLGLSYIIFSIIYDYSGGTNALGMPYIYSVLDWSDGVTWPLIYCGGAAVVVIIIHFIFYGCFKLRVWLYKYRKGDDNSSSSVAYEGRQSDSRDIEKN